The DNA window CCCCGGCTGGTAGTGCTGGATACGGGTAACCAGGTCCCCGAGCGGGTCAGGCGCGCGAAGCGCGTCGGTGATGCGCCGGTTGGCGAGCCTTCCCACCGGGTCGGCTGCGGGCTCCACCGGCCCCTGGCCCGGCCACCAGGCCACCACGGGAGTGTCCGGGACGAGGAGCGGGGTCACCACGGAGTCGGGATGCTCGCCCAACGGTCCGTACAGCCGGAGCAGCAGCGCCTCCCCGGGGCCGGAGGTTCCGGGACGGCGGATCTCGGCGTCGATCGCGGGTTCCGCCTCCGGATCGCGACGGATGAGAGCCAGGATGCGGGAGGGGTGCTCCCGCCCGACCTCCGTCGCGGCGCGCACCGCGTCGTAGTGGTCGGCCTCGTCAGTGACGATGACCAGGGTCAGGACGATGTTCATCGCGCCACCGCCCACGCTGTGCCGCTCCGCCGTGAGGGCTTCGGTGATCTGCGACGTGGTGGTGCGCGGAAGGTACAGGGTCATGTGCTCCCCCTGGCAACAGGGTCGTGGCCATCCGGCCGCAGCAGGTCTCCCGCCGGGCTCCGGCGGGGTGGGGCAGGAGCCGCGCTCCTCACGGGCGTCTCCACTGGCGTCCGTCCCGGTTGAGCAGCGCGTGCGCCGAGGGCGGCCCCCACGTTCCCGCCCCGTACTGCTCCGGGGCGGAACCCTTGGCCCAGAACTCCTCGACAGGGTCGAGGATCTTCCAGGACAGTTCCACTTCCTCCTGGCGGGGGAACAGCGGCGGGTCCCCGATGAGAACGTCCAGGATCAGCCGTTCGTAGGCCTCCGGACTCGACTCGGTGAAGGAGTGGCCGTAGGCGAAGTCCATGGTCACGTCGCGGACCTCCATGGCCGATCCGGGGACCTTGGAACCGAACCGCAGGGTGACGCCCTCATCCGGCTGGATACGCAGCACGAGCGCGTTCTGGCCGAGTTCCTCGACGGCGTTCTGGCTGAACACCTGGTGCGGGGCCCGCTGGAAGACCAGGGCCACTTCGGTCACCCTGCGCCCCAGGCGTTTGCCGGTGCGGAGGTAGAACGGCACCCCGGCCCATCTGCGGCTGTTGACGCCGAGCTTCATCGCGGCGTAGGTCTCGGTGGTGGAGTCCGGCGGGATACCCTCCTCCTCCAGGTAGCTGCTCACTCGCACACCCCCCTGCCACCCGCCGGCGTACTGGCCGCGTGCGGTGCCCGTGGCGAGGTCGGGTGGCAGCGTGACCGCCGAGAGGACCTTCTCCTTCTCCGCTCGGATCGCGTCAGGGGCGAAGGAGACCGGTTCCTCCATCGCGACGAGGGCCAGGAGCTGCAGAAGGTGGTTCTGTATGACGTCGCGCGCCGCACCGATCCCGTCGTAGTACCCGGCCCGGCCTCCGACACCGATGTCCTCCGCCATGGTGATCTGCACGTGGTCCACGTAGTTGCGGTTCCACAGCGGCTCGAACAGGGTGTTCGCGAACCGCAGCGCCATGATGTTCTGGACTGTTTCCTTGCCCAGGTAGTGGTCGATCCGGAACACGGAATGCGGTGGGAACACGTCGTCGACAACGGCGTTGAGCTCCCGAGCGCTCTCCAGGTCGTGACCGAACGGCTTCTCGATGACGAGCCTCCGCCAGGCGCCCTCGCGGGACTCGGCGAGACCGGAGCGCTTCAGCTGCCGCGTCACAGTGGAGAACAGCTTGGGCGGAAGCGACAGGTAGAAGGCGTAGTTACCTCCCGTGCCGCGGCTCTCGTCCAGTTCCCGTACGGTGCGGGCGAGCTCGTCGAACGCCTCGTCGTCGGTGAGCTCCCCGGAGACGAAACGGATACCCTCGCTCAGCTGCTGCCACACGTCCTCCTGGAAAGAGGTGCGGGCGTGGGCCCGGACGGCCTCCTTCGCCTGTTCGGCGAATCCCTCGTGGCTCCATTCCCGGCGCGCGAAACCCACCAGTCCGAAGCCGGGCGGCAGCAGACCGCGGTTGGTCAGGTCGTATATGGCCGGCAGCAGCTTCTTCTGCGCGAGGTCGCCCGTGGCTCCGAACAGTACGAACACGCTCGGCCCGGCGACGCGTGGCAGCCGCCGGTCCGATTCGTTGCGCAACGGGTTCGGAACCGCGCCTGGCATCACCGGCTCTTTCACTTGACGTCCTCCCTCGTCCGTAAAGGGTGGGGTGCGCGTCCGACCGCCGTTCAGGGGCGGACGCGGTCCGCGGCCGCGCGTATCTGGGCTATGCCAGCGCCGCGCTCGCGCAGGTGCAGCCGTACGGCGGGTCGTTCCCGGGAGCCCAGGGCGCCGAAGTCCCCGAGCGCCTGGGCCAATTGCAGCTGACCGAAGGTGTGGGAGACTCCCGGTATACGCAGGTCCTCCTCGCTTTCCCCGGTGATCTGCAGGAACGCGCCGTTCTGCGGGCCGCCCTTGTGGTACTGGCCGGTCGAGTGGAGGAAGCGCGGCCCCCATCCGAACGTCACGGGACTCGGTGTCAGAGCGGCGAGGTCCTCCCGCAGCCGGACGGCCCGGGAATCCCCCTCCCGGTCCAGGTAGGCGAGAACGGCGAGGTAGCCGCCCTCCGGAACCGCCTGGAGGAGCTTGCGCAGCACCACGGCCAGGTCGTCCTCGGCGGACAGCAGCGCGGGGTTCGTGTCGGTGGTGTACACGTCGACCGCGCCTTCCGCCAGCAGTGGTTCGCCGGTCGGCAGCGGATCCGCGGACGACAGCAGCCGTTTCGTGTTGTCCTTGGACTCCTGGACGTTGGGTTGGTCGAACGGGTCGATCCCCAACAGCCGTCCAGCGACAGCGGTCGCGTACTCCCACGCCAGGAACTGGGCGCCAAGCGGGCCGGTCACCGTCGTGTCGGCCAGCTCCGAGACCTCCTGGTGCGATTCCGAGAACGCCACGAGGTGGGAGTCGGACGCCGGAGCGAACCCGGGAGAGTGGGGACTTCCCACCACGACGGGGAGAAGGCCGGTTCCCTCCTTGCCCGTGGACTCGGCCAGCAGTTGTTCGATCCACTCCCCGAACCCGGTGGGGGAGGGGCCTGTCAGCACCACCTTGTCGTGTCCGGTGAACCCGCCCAGAGCCGCGCCGAGCCACAGGGCCGGGTTCCCCGTCTCCGCGGCCAGCGACGGAACCAGTTCCTGGGCCTCGTCCAGGAGGGCGGCGACATCCACTCCCACCAGGGCCGAGGGCACCAGACCGAACGCGCTCAACGCGCTGTAGCGGCCGCCCACGTTGGGGTCGGCGAGGAACGTGCGGTACCCGCGCTCGGTTGCCAACTCCGCCAGTGGCGACCCCGGGTCGGTGACCACCACGACGCGTTCGGCGGGGTCGATCCCCGCCTCGGAACACGCCTGTTCGAAAGCGCGCCGGTGGCTGTCCGTCTCCACGGTGCCCCCGCTCTTGGAGGACACCACCATGACGGTGCGGTCGATCCCGTGGTTCAGTACCCCGCGCACCTGGTCCGGGTCGGTGGTGTCCAGGGTCACGAGTTCACGGCCGCGGTTGGCGGCGATAACCTCGGGGGCGAGCGACGAGCCGCCCATGCCGGCCAGTACCACCCGGTCCAGCCCGCTGGAGCGCAACTGCTGGGCCAGCTCCTCCAGCTCCGGAAGGAAGGCGCGCGAGCTCTGGGGGAGATCGAGCCAGCCGAGGCGCACCGCCGCCTCCTCCGCCGCTCGGGGCCCCCACAACTCCGCGTCCTTGGCGGCTAACCGCTGGGGCACCCCGTCCGCGACGAGCGTCTTCGCCGCCTCCTCGGCGGCGTCACGCGCGGCATCGCGCACATGGACGGTGAGGTTCGTGGCGTTGACCTGCTCAGTGCCCACAGTGACCGGCCCTTCCCAGTGAGTTCGCACAGTATCCAACGTAGTGAAATTGTCCGGCACGCGCCGGGAGGATCCCGGCGCGTGTCCGTGTCGCGCGGCGGTACCCGGTTTCCGCCCGGTTCCTCCTACCCGGCGGAAACCCCGTCACTCGGTGCTGCCGATCCGCTGCGCGACACCGTCCAGGAACCCTTCCCAGGACGTCTCGAACTTCTTGACGCCTTCGTCCTCCAGTACCTTGACCACGTCATCCAGATCCACGCCGGCCTCGGCGATGGCTTGCATGTCGGCCCGGGCCTGAGCATAGCCGTCCCGAACGGTGTCACCGGTGATATCGCCGTGTTCGGCGACCGCCTCCAGCGTCGCCTCCGGCATGGTGTTCACGGTTCCGGGAGCGACCAGCCCCACGACGTAGCGGGTGTCGTCGTAGTTCGGGTCCTTGACGCCGGTTGAGGCCCACAGGGGCCGTTGCGGTGCCGCCCCGGAAGCGGAGAGAGCCGCCCACCGTTGTGAGGCGAGCGCCTCCTCGTGGGCTTCGTAAGCCAGACGGGCGTTCGCGATAGCGGCCCGTCCCTGCAGCTCGGCCGCCTCCTGCGTTCCGATGTCGGCCAGCCTCCTGTCGACTTCGGTGTCCACCCGGCTCACGAAGAACGAGGCGACCGACTGGATCGCGGAAAGGTCGTGGCCGTTGCGGCCCGCCTGCTCCATTCCGGCCATGAACGCCTCGATGACGCTACGGTAGCGGTCCAACGAGAAGATCAGCGTGACGTTGACACTGATCCCCTCGGAGAGTGCCTGGGTGATGGCGGGAAGTCCCTCCACGGTGGCGGGAATCTTGATGAACACGTTGGGGCGGTCCACCGCCCACCACAGTGCTCGGGCCTCGGCCACCGTGCGTTCGGTGTGGTAGGCCAGCCGGGGGTCCACCTCCAGTGAGACCCGGCCGTCGACACCGCCGGTGGCCTCGTAGACGGGACGCAGTACATCCGCGGCCCACCGGATGTCGTAGGTGGTGATGGCCCGGGCCGCCTCGCCGACCGAGACACCGCGCAGTGCGAGGTCGTGGAGCTGGTCGTCGTAAGCTGTTCCCTCCTTGAGGGCCTTCTCGAATATCGTCGGGTTGGAGGTGACACCGACCAGGGAACGGGACGAGACCAGTTCTGCGAGGTTGCCGGAGTGCAGTCGCTCTCTGCTGATGTCGTCCATCCAGACTGCGACTCCCTGATCGGACAGTTCCCGAAGCGGATTCACCATGGCCTCTAACCTCGCTCTTGCGTATCGGCTGCTGCAGCGGAACCAGTGGCCGCCGACCGGTTCCCGAACAGCGGTGTGTTGTGCTGTCTCGCCCGTCCCCTACCCGTCGTTGCGGCCGGAGCGACGTAGGGTCTGTGCGCTCAGTCTCCGGTTCCCGCGCCGCTGTCGTTGTTGACGTTGGCGAGGCTCGTGCGCACCGCAGCGGCGACGTGTTCCGGGGTGAGAC is part of the Haloactinospora alba genome and encodes:
- a CDS encoding glucose-6-phosphate isomerase, producing MRTHWEGPVTVGTEQVNATNLTVHVRDAARDAAEEAAKTLVADGVPQRLAAKDAELWGPRAAEEAAVRLGWLDLPQSSRAFLPELEELAQQLRSSGLDRVVLAGMGGSSLAPEVIAANRGRELVTLDTTDPDQVRGVLNHGIDRTVMVVSSKSGGTVETDSHRRAFEQACSEAGIDPAERVVVVTDPGSPLAELATERGYRTFLADPNVGGRYSALSAFGLVPSALVGVDVAALLDEAQELVPSLAAETGNPALWLGAALGGFTGHDKVVLTGPSPTGFGEWIEQLLAESTGKEGTGLLPVVVGSPHSPGFAPASDSHLVAFSESHQEVSELADTTVTGPLGAQFLAWEYATAVAGRLLGIDPFDQPNVQESKDNTKRLLSSADPLPTGEPLLAEGAVDVYTTDTNPALLSAEDDLAVVLRKLLQAVPEGGYLAVLAYLDREGDSRAVRLREDLAALTPSPVTFGWGPRFLHSTGQYHKGGPQNGAFLQITGESEEDLRIPGVSHTFGQLQLAQALGDFGALGSRERPAVRLHLRERGAGIAQIRAAADRVRP
- the zwf gene encoding glucose-6-phosphate dehydrogenase; this encodes MPGAVPNPLRNESDRRLPRVAGPSVFVLFGATGDLAQKKLLPAIYDLTNRGLLPPGFGLVGFARREWSHEGFAEQAKEAVRAHARTSFQEDVWQQLSEGIRFVSGELTDDEAFDELARTVRELDESRGTGGNYAFYLSLPPKLFSTVTRQLKRSGLAESREGAWRRLVIEKPFGHDLESARELNAVVDDVFPPHSVFRIDHYLGKETVQNIMALRFANTLFEPLWNRNYVDHVQITMAEDIGVGGRAGYYDGIGAARDVIQNHLLQLLALVAMEEPVSFAPDAIRAEKEKVLSAVTLPPDLATGTARGQYAGGWQGGVRVSSYLEEEGIPPDSTTETYAAMKLGVNSRRWAGVPFYLRTGKRLGRRVTEVALVFQRAPHQVFSQNAVEELGQNALVLRIQPDEGVTLRFGSKVPGSAMEVRDVTMDFAYGHSFTESSPEAYERLILDVLIGDPPLFPRQEEVELSWKILDPVEEFWAKGSAPEQYGAGTWGPPSAHALLNRDGRQWRRP
- a CDS encoding glucose-6-phosphate dehydrogenase assembly protein OpcA → MTLYLPRTTTSQITEALTAERHSVGGGAMNIVLTLVIVTDEADHYDAVRAATEVGREHPSRILALIRRDPEAEPAIDAEIRRPGTSGPGEALLLRLYGPLGEHPDSVVTPLLVPDTPVVAWWPGQGPVEPAADPVGRLANRRITDALRAPDPLGDLVTRIQHYQPGDTDLTWTRLTPWRSLLASTMDQPCGWVTGATVVGEPYYPSTDLLAAWLSEQLDVDVQREESDGPGITSATLTTDCGDISINRRDGRVAVLSWPNQPDQTVALSRRRASEALAEELRRLDADEIYESTAKHVGRLANRTEANA
- the tal gene encoding transaldolase translates to MVNPLRELSDQGVAVWMDDISRERLHSGNLAELVSSRSLVGVTSNPTIFEKALKEGTAYDDQLHDLALRGVSVGEAARAITTYDIRWAADVLRPVYEATGGVDGRVSLEVDPRLAYHTERTVAEARALWWAVDRPNVFIKIPATVEGLPAITQALSEGISVNVTLIFSLDRYRSVIEAFMAGMEQAGRNGHDLSAIQSVASFFVSRVDTEVDRRLADIGTQEAAELQGRAAIANARLAYEAHEEALASQRWAALSASGAAPQRPLWASTGVKDPNYDDTRYVVGLVAPGTVNTMPEATLEAVAEHGDITGDTVRDGYAQARADMQAIAEAGVDLDDVVKVLEDEGVKKFETSWEGFLDGVAQRIGSTE